The following coding sequences lie in one Maylandia zebra isolate NMK-2024a linkage group LG14, Mzebra_GT3a, whole genome shotgun sequence genomic window:
- the LOC143421974 gene encoding uncharacterized protein LOC143421974 codes for MAEEEENSSSSTGYGPRRDTTGGRWQRLVFNGDENSYELWEAKFLGHMRIIGLKDTILSATNPDAEKNAECYAELIQFLDDKSLSLVMRDATDDGRKALKILRDHYDSKGKPRIIALYTELTSLQKKPDETVTDYIIRAEKAVTSLRNAKEVISDGLIIAMILKGLPEAYKPFAIHTTQSSEYLTFTQFKSNLRSYEETEKFDNKVKADNVMKVDLTSITCHGCGNRGHFVKDCRQKGTPKWCSYHRSSTHSDETCRRKTKYRDDAKLTVVKQEDKKEEQTFVFKVSQRLLPTDIIREGLMVDCGATSHIITEKNKFIKFDETFDPEKHYMELADGSRTNNVALKRGDANVSLRDIQGHCTTITLRDALFIPSYPQSIFSVKAATNYGAQVIFKKGQNELVNKDGTVFSIEEYNRLYYLKTSNLWNPPNL; via the exons ATggccgaagaagaagaaaactcttCGAGCTCAACAGGTTATGGGCCCAGGCGTGACACAACAGGAGGAAGATGGCAGAGGTTAGTGTTCAACGGAGACGAAAACAGTTACGAACTTTGGGAGGCAAAGTTTCTCGGCCACATGCGGATCATTGGTCTAAAGGACACTATATTATCAGCCACTAACCCAGATGCAGAGAAGAACGCTGAATGCTACGCTGAACTGATACAGTTTCTTGATGATAAAAGCCTTTCACTGGTAATGAGAGATGCGACTGACGACGgaagaaaagctttaaaaatactACGTGACCACTACGATAGTAAAGGCAAGCCCAGAATCATCGCACTGTACACAGAGCTGACGTCTTTACAGAAGAAACCAGATGAGACAGTGACAGATTATATTATCCGGGCTGAAAAAGCAGTGACCTCCCTAAGAAATGCAAAAGAAGTCATCAGTGATGGACTTATTATCGCTATGATTCTAAAGGGGCTTCCTGAAGCTTACAAGCCATTTGCTATTCACACAACTCAAAGCAGTGAATATTTAACATTCACACAGTTCAAAAGCAACCTACGAAGTTATGAGGAAACCGAGAAATTCGACAACAAAGTAAAAGCGGATAATGTGATGAAGGTTGATTTAACATCAATCACCTGCCATGGATGCGGAAACCGAGGACATTTTGTAAAAGATTGTCGCCAAAAGGGAACACCTAAGTGGTGTAGCTACCATAGAAGCTCGACACACAGTGATGAGACATGTAGAAGAAAAACCAAATACAGAGATGATGCGAAACTAACTGTAGTAAAACAAGAGGacaagaaagaagagcagacttttgtatttaaagttagtCAAAGACTTCTGCCTACTGACATAATAAGAGAAGGACTAATGGTGGACTGTGGTGCTACTTCACACATCATTACAGAGAAGAACAAGTTCATAAAGTTTGATGAGACTTTTGATCCTGAGAAACACTACATGGAGCTCGCTGATGGATCCAGGACAAACAACGTCGCACTCAAGAGGGGAGATGCCAACGTCTCTCTACGGGACATACAAGGACACTGTACCACCATCACACTGAGAGACGCCCTGTTCATCCCATCCTACCCTCAGAGCATATTTTCAGTGAAGGCAGCTACAAACTATGGAGCACAGGTGATCTTCAAGAAGGGACAGAATGAACTGGTGAACAAAGATGGGACAGTCTTCTCCATCGAAGAATACAACAGACTCTACTATTTGAAAACG AGCAACCTGTGGAATCCCCCAAACCTATAA